One Mustela nigripes isolate SB6536 chromosome 5, MUSNIG.SB6536, whole genome shotgun sequence DNA segment encodes these proteins:
- the LOC132018697 gene encoding LOW QUALITY PROTEIN: U2 small nuclear ribonucleoprotein A'-like (The sequence of the model RefSeq protein was modified relative to this genomic sequence to represent the inferred CDS: deleted 1 base in 1 codon) — protein sequence MVPAAGGGRTVKLTAELIEQVAQYTNAVGDRELDLRGYKIPVIENLGATLDQFDAIDFSDNEIRKLDGFPLLRRLKTLLVNNNKICRIGEGLDQALACLTELILTNSSLVELGWHPDPLASLKSLTYLSILRNPVTNKKHYRLYVIYKVPQVRVLDFQKVKLKERQEAEKMFKGKRGAQLAKDIARRSKTFNPGAGLPTDKKKGGPSPGDVEAIKNAIGNASTLAEVEGQKGLLQSGQIPGRECRSGPTDDGEEEMGEDTVTNGS from the exons ATGGTACCGGCAGCGGGAGGCGGCAGGACGGTGAAACTGACCGCAGAGTTGATCGAGCAGGTGGCTCAGTACACCAACGCCGTGGGGGACCGCGAGCTGGACCTCCGGGGGTATAAAATTCCTGTCATTGAAAATCTAGGTGCTACCTTAGACCAGTTTGATGCTATTGACTTTTCTGACAATGAAATCAGGAAACTGGATGGTTTTCCTTTGTTAAGAAGACTGAAAACATTGTTagtaaacaacaataaaatatgcCGTATAGGTGAGGGACTTGATCAGGCTCTAGCCTGTCTGACAGAACTCATTCTGACCAACAGTAGTCTTGTGGAACTGGGT TGGCATCCGGACCCTTTGGCATCTCTCAAATCACTGACTTACCTAAGTATTCTAAGAAATCCTGTAACAAATAAGAAGCATTACAGactatatgtaatttataaagtTCCGCAAGTCAGAGTACTGGATTTCCAGAAGGTGAAACTAAAAGAGCGtcaggaagcagagaaaatgTTCAAGGGCAAACGAGGTGCACAACTTGCAAAGGATATTGCCAGGAGAAGCAAAACTTTCAACCCAGGTGCTGGTTTGCCAACTGACAAGAAGAAAGGTGGGCCATCTCCAGGAGATGTAGAAGCAATCAAGAATGCTATAGGGAATGCGTCTACCCTGGCTgaagtggaggggcagaagggctTGCTGCAGTCCGGGCAGATACCTGGCAGGGAATGCAGATCAGGTCCCACTGATGATGGAGAAGAGGAGATGGGAGAAGACACAGTCACAAATGGGTCCTGA